Proteins found in one Apostichopus japonicus isolate 1M-3 chromosome 16, ASM3797524v1, whole genome shotgun sequence genomic segment:
- the LOC139983656 gene encoding uncharacterized protein produces MTQGSWSRYLKVYDPLKAGSIDGTDTRPHDRGIERAIESVYVPDKNLQSDPMKTLFVGRLNPETTEETLRKAFSKYGEIKSLNLIRDIITGFSKQYAFIEFDLHGDADEACQEMHGNYLDNHNIFVDWECGRVFPKWLPRRLGGGLGGRKESGQLRFGGKDRPFKKPFILSNTGQGAGRGREEIRGFEEKAQRGDGRGRDVKEMDRGYNRDKGYRSTRKEGSYEPEYRERRGDRSRDRQRDGYRERSQEKETDRYKRRDRGRDKYEDRDGYHDDRGSYRRDDKERYRDRRRDRKESEEKVSKRRRRGDSEERKERQDGRNERSERYGQTRRFTEEKVATREGNGSPDRDDRRKRRFIEGKREGTSEYSERYTEGEKKPWSRRKFTETKGEEDP; encoded by the exons ATGACTCAAGGAAGTTGGTCTCGTTATTTGAAAGTCTACGACCCACTGAAGGCAGGCAGCATAGATGGAACGGACACTAGACCACACGACAGAGGCATCGAGAGGGCGATAGAG TCTGTTTATGTTCCTGACAAGAATCTACAAAGCGATCCTATGAAGACGCTCTTTGTGGGGAGACTTAATCCAGAAACAACAGAGGAGACCCTGCGTAAG GCTTTTTCAAAATATGGTGAAATAAAATCCTTGAATCTGATCAGAGATATCATCACTGGATTTTCCAAACAGTATGCATTCATCGAATTTGATTTGCACGGAGATGCGGACGAAGCCTGTCAAGAGATGCATGGCAATTACCTTGACAACCACAATATATTCGTCGACTGGGAGTGTGGGAGGGTTTTCCCAAAATGGCTGCCGAGACGTTTAG GGGGAGGACTTGGAGGCAGGAAGGAATCTGGACAGTTAAGATTCGGAGGGAAAGATCGACCGTTTAAGAAACCTTTCATATTAAGTAATACTGGTCAGGGTGCTGGTAGAGGCAGAGAAGAGATACGTGGATTTGAAGAGAAGGCCCAAAGGGGGGACGGTAGGGGTAGAGATGTCAAGGAGATGGATAGGGGATACAACAGAGACAAGGGATACCGTAGTACTAGGAAAGAAGGAAGCTATGAACCTGAATACAGGGAGAGAAGGGGCGATAGAAGCAGGGACAGACAGAGGGACGGGTACAGGGAGAGAAGCCAGGAGAAGGAGACTGACAGGTACAAGAGGCGTGATAGGGGCAGGGATAAGTATGAGGATAGGGATGGTTACCATGACGACAGGGGTAGTTACAGACGAGACGATAAAGAGAGATACAGAGATAGAAGAAGAGATAGGAAAGAATCAGAGGAGAAAGTGAgtaagaggaggaggagaggtgACTCCGAGGAGAGGAAAGAGAGGCAAGATGGGAGGAATGAACGATCAGAGAGATATGGGCAGACGAGGAGGTTCACGGAAGAAAAGGTGGCGACCCGAGAAGGAAATGGATCGCCCGATAGAGACGATAGGAGGAAAAGACGGTTTATAGAGGGGAAACGAGAAGGGACATCAGAGTATTCTGAAAGATACACAGAGGGCGAGAAGAAGCCTTGGAGCAGGAGAAAATTCACTGAGACGAAAGGGGAAGAAGATCCATGA